In one window of Gopherus evgoodei ecotype Sinaloan lineage chromosome 9, rGopEvg1_v1.p, whole genome shotgun sequence DNA:
- the SOWAHD gene encoding ankyrin repeat domain-containing protein SOWAHD encodes MKNHMQQLNLSQSKRRTKVPPQLLLCSKTNQWQPSHKGTQQGAGWCVWRGGENQQAEEERPCCWQQPSRCPARGRLGILPTRSSISPPTTGAIGKAVSGSSAAGELRRGDWRQSLNGTGNHFSTPRQQREPQPCLKGRRMPLGEPQEQILGMVKPAADIMARMQKVESLEVSKGTEPHVLPEASQSQAEALIDSQAPNPKVQALSSSSAAAAVGNVKLRQSQKRDLIRSMGRGSRGSGNWDASSDAARLSIGRGSARRRGLKEVLLQSSGAEGAMWLAAAQKIASSSSPAVGMQQELEQRLEQSPEDLSLALDPLEHEWMLTVAQGDPESIVRLLDVDPSLLNRRDFVTGFTALHWLAKHGHHEALIEVISCAEKKGYHADVNIPTASGGLTPLHLAALQGHEMVIKVLVGAYGANTSLRDHSGHKAWQYLRADASRELKELSGALEEDLAQLGVWNTNNNCMSSRKAGGSGAEWRTQVFVRLPSFRSMFRQALSFFQDL; translated from the exons ATGAAAAATCACATGCAGCAGCTTAATCTGTCTCAGTCGAAAAGGAGGACAAAGGTCCCGCCACAGCTTTTACTATGTAGTAAAACTAACCAGTGGCAACCTTCACACAAAGGAACTCAGCAAGGAGCAGGCTGGTGTGTCTGGAGAGGCGGCGAGAACCAGCAGGCCGAGGAGGAgcggccctgctgctggcagcagccctCAAGGTGTCCAGCAAGAGGCAGGTTGGGAATTCTGCCCACCCGGAGCTCTATTTCCCCACCCACCACAGGAGCAATTGGAAAG GCAGTCTCAGGAAGCTCTGCAGCCGGAGAGCTCAGGAGGGGAGACTGGAGGCAGAGTCTCAACGGGACAGGGAACCACTTCTCCACACCCCGGCAGCAAAGAGAGCCTCAACCATGCCTTAAAGGGAGACGGATGCCTCTGGGAGAGCCACAGGAGCAGATCTTGGGGATGGTGAAGCCTGCAGCAGACATCATGGCCAGGATGCAGAAGGTAGAGAGTCTGGAGGTATCAAAGGGCACTGAGCCACATGTGTTGCCAGAGGCCTCCCAGTCTCAAGCAGAGGCACTTATTGACAGCCAGGCGCCCAACCCCAAAGTCCAGGCATTATCATcatcctcagcagcagcagcagtggggaacGTGAAACTCCGCCAGTCACAGAAGAGGGACCTGATCAGGAGCATGGGCAGGGGTAGCAGAGGTTCAGGTAACTGGGATGCGAGCTCTGACGCAGCCAGGCTCTCCATAGGCCGGGGCAGCGCACGGCGGAGAGGTCTGAAGGAGGTTCTGCTGCAGAGCAGTGGAGCCGAGGGCGCTATGTGGCTTGCAGCTGCTCAGAAgatagccagcagcagcagccctgctgtggGGATGCAACAAGAGCTGGAGCAGAGGTTGGAACAGAGCCCTGAGGACTTGTCCTTAGCCTTAGACCCCCTCGAGCATGAGTGGATGCTGACTGTGGCCCAGGGGGACCCTGAGAGCATCGTGAGGTTGCTAGATGTGGATCCCAGCCTGCTGAACAGGAGAGATTTTGTGACAGGGTTCACTGCCCTCCACTGGCTGGCCAAGCATGGCCACCATGAGGCCCTGATCGAGGTGATCTCCTGTGCAGAGAAGAAGGGCTACCATGCAGATGTCAACATTCCCACGGCCAGTGGTGGGCTGACACCCCTGCATCTGGCTGCCCTGCAGGGACACGAGATGGTCATCAAGGTGTTGGTGGGAGCCTACGGTGCCAACACAAGCCTGCGGGACCACAGCGGCCACAAAGCCTGGCAGTACCTGAGAGCAGATGCCTCCAGGGAGCTGAAGGAGCTGTCAGGGGCTTTAGAGGAAGACCTGGCCCAGCTTGGTGTGTGGAACACCAACAACAACTGCATGTCATCCAGAAAGGCTGGTGGCTCTGGTGCTGAATGGAGGACCCAGGTGTTCGTCAGACTGCCATCCTTCAGGAGCATGTTCAGACAGGCACTGTCATTCTTCCAAGACCTTTAA